A DNA window from Halorubrum sp. DM2 contains the following coding sequences:
- a CDS encoding PLD nuclease N-terminal domain-containing protein yields the protein MEPLVAVILVGVPLAWLVGFAAYAYVDAPKHGMDPRKWAVIAFVVPLFGFLAYVFERDEQGYDPESDPYAEGSEERTGGFAVHESRQGEKRLGPAGTEADEGDDADDEWNDPDGVDL from the coding sequence TCGTCGCCGTCATCCTCGTCGGCGTCCCGCTCGCATGGCTCGTCGGCTTCGCAGCCTACGCGTACGTCGACGCGCCGAAGCACGGCATGGACCCGCGCAAGTGGGCGGTCATCGCCTTCGTCGTCCCGCTGTTCGGCTTCCTCGCGTACGTCTTCGAGCGCGACGAGCAGGGGTACGACCCCGAGAGCGACCCGTACGCTGAGGGAAGCGAGGAGCGAACCGGCGGCTTCGCGGTCCACGAGTCGCGGCAGGGCGAGAAGCGCCTCGGTCCCGCCGGAACCGAAGCCGACGAGGGCGACGACGCGGACGACGAGTGGAACGACCCGGACGGCGTCGACCTGTGA
- a CDS encoding DUF6276 family protein yields MSCPHCDAAVVAFAVPSALREHAPADAAAICTRCLRVVPANEAGVDGDPTADPDLSAVDPAFPSGEAGIALALCCGKLESFALNRESIEALITHAERAGADVFAFLGRLDAADAAFDLDRRRAALIDAL; encoded by the coding sequence GTGTCCTGTCCTCACTGCGACGCCGCCGTCGTCGCGTTCGCGGTGCCGTCCGCGCTCCGCGAACACGCGCCGGCGGACGCGGCCGCGATCTGTACCCGGTGTCTCCGCGTCGTCCCCGCGAACGAGGCGGGCGTCGACGGCGACCCGACCGCCGACCCGGATCTTTCCGCGGTCGACCCCGCGTTTCCGTCCGGCGAGGCGGGGATCGCCCTGGCGCTCTGTTGTGGCAAACTGGAGTCGTTCGCGCTGAACCGCGAATCGATCGAGGCGCTAATCACTCACGCCGAACGGGCGGGTGCCGACGTCTTCGCGTTCCTCGGTCGCCTCGACGCGGCCGACGCCGCGTTCGACCTCGACCGCCGCCGGGCGGCGCTGATCGACGCGCTCTGA
- a CDS encoding V-type ATP synthase subunit D, producing the protein MAKDVKPTRKNLMAIEDRIELSERGHDTLEQKRDGLIMEFMDILDQAQDVRSEVSENYETAQRKIDMARAMEGDVAVRGAAAALKEHPEITTQSKNIMGVVVPQIESSKVQKSLDERGYGLLGSSARIDEAADAYEQLLESIILAAEVETAMKKMLTEIETTKRRVNALEFTLLPTLYENQEYIEQKLEEQEREEIFRMKKIKDKKEEEEAAEAAEAAAEAAAAETEDPEPAD; encoded by the coding sequence ATGGCCAAGGACGTCAAACCGACGCGCAAGAACCTGATGGCGATCGAGGACCGCATCGAGCTCTCCGAACGCGGTCACGACACGCTCGAACAGAAGCGCGACGGACTCATCATGGAGTTCATGGACATCCTCGACCAGGCGCAGGACGTCCGGTCGGAGGTCTCCGAGAACTACGAGACGGCCCAGCGCAAGATCGACATGGCCCGGGCGATGGAGGGCGACGTCGCCGTCCGCGGCGCGGCCGCGGCGCTGAAAGAACACCCGGAGATCACGACCCAGTCGAAGAACATCATGGGCGTCGTGGTCCCGCAGATCGAGTCCTCGAAGGTCCAGAAGAGCCTCGACGAGCGGGGGTACGGCCTGCTCGGCTCCTCGGCGCGGATCGACGAGGCGGCCGACGCCTACGAGCAGCTGCTCGAATCGATCATCCTCGCCGCCGAGGTCGAGACGGCGATGAAGAAGATGCTCACGGAGATCGAGACCACGAAGCGCCGCGTGAACGCCTTGGAGTTCACGCTGCTCCCGACTCTGTACGAGAACCAGGAGTACATCGAGCAGAAGCTCGAAGAGCAGGAGCGCGAGGAGATCTTCCGCATGAAGAAGATCAAGGACAAAAAGGAGGAAGAGGAGGCCGCCGAAGCGGCCGAGGCGGCCGCGGAGGCGGCGGCCGCGGAGACCGAAGACCCCGAACCCGCCGACTGA